From one Lycium ferocissimum isolate CSIRO_LF1 chromosome 7, AGI_CSIRO_Lferr_CH_V1, whole genome shotgun sequence genomic stretch:
- the LOC132063328 gene encoding protein trichome birefringence-like 6: protein MEKQRSFSVKPTRLWLFSFTISLSLIFFIFFSFWVLNLPLSTRQETHLHFNTSTTTTTSVSLGLRSPFKIQTLSAFHRNYSATQFKKSVLVGTHFSRVENESQVSNFSTFEGISEKESKPQLVAYTINSVKNSTFFGNRSTESETVSGSFLIPTSKDLQIHSTNSSIPTKKQQKNVNITLSKKGQVSSDVVKVVNKKKICDITKGKWVFDDSYPLYTNATCPYIDEGFSCESNGRLDMNYMKWRWQPQDCDIPRFNATQMLEFIRGKRLVFVGDSINRNQWESMLCLLIGAIKDPRKVYETRGRRITKEKGNYCFKFVDYQCTVEYYVTHFLVHEGKARIGSKRVQTLRIDTMDKGSSRWRGADILVFNTAHWWSHHKTKAGKNYYQERNQVHPRLDVSTAFEKALTTWASWIDRYVNPSKTQVFFRSSAPSHFSGGQWNTGGHCREASQPIPETYRGEYPEKNMIVEQIIGKMKTPVTFLNITGLSDYRIDGHPSIYGRKRGSSSRGQDCSHWCLPGVPDTWNEILYMHLESKRRKSFA, encoded by the exons ATGGAGAAACAGAGGAGTTTCTCCGTCAAACCCACTAGGCTATGGCTTTTCTCTTTCACCATTTCATTatctctaatatttttcatcttcttttctttttgggtcCTCAATCTTCCACTATCTACTCGTCAAGAAACTCATCTTCACTTCAACACtagtactactactactacttcaGTCTCTTTGGGTCTCAGATCTCCCTTCAAGATTCAAACTTTAAGTGCTTTTCACAGAAATTACTCAGCAACCCAATTCAAGAAATCAGTTTTAGTAGGTACCCATTTCAGTAGAGTTGAAAATGAGTCCCAAGTTTCTAACTTTTCAACATTTGAGGGAATCTcggaaaaggaaagtaagcctCAATTAGTGGCTTATACTATAAACAGTGtaaaaaattcaactttttttGGTAACCGTTCCACAGAATCGGAAACTGTTTCTGGTTCTTTTTTGATACCAACTTCTAAGGATCTTCAAATACATAGTACCAATAGTAGTATCCCTACTAAGAAGCAGCAGAAAAATGTCAATATTACTTTGTCCAAGAAAGGACAAGTTTCTAGTGATGTGGTCAAGGTGgtgaataagaaaaaaatatgtgaCATCACAAAAGGGAAGTGGGTCTTTGATGATAGTTATCCTTTGTATACAAATGCTACGTGTCCCTACATTGATGAAGGTTTTAGTTGTGAAAGTAATGGAAGATTGGATATGAATTATATGAAATGGAGATGGCAACCTCAAGATTGTGACATTCCAAG GTTCAATGCTACTCAGATGCTGGAATTTATCAGAGGCAAAAGGTTAGTGTTCGTTGGTGACTCAATCAACAGGAACCAATGGGAATCAATGTTGTGCTTGTTAATAGGAGCCATCAAAGATCCAAGAAAGGTTTATGAGACCCGTGGTCGGAGAATAACGAAGGAGAAGGGAAATTATTGTTTCAAATTTGTG GACTACCAATGTACAGTTGAATACTATGTAACTCATTTTTTGGTTCATGAGGGCAAGGCAAGAATAGGCAGCAAACGGGTGCAAACCCTGCGTATTGATACGATGGACAAAGGTTCATCAAGATGGAGAGGGGCTGATATCCTGGTTTTTAACACTGCTCATTGGTGGAGTCACCATAAAACTAAAGCTGG GAAGAATTACTACCAGGAGAGGAATCAAGTTCATCCTCGCCTTGACGTTTCAACAGCTTTCGAAAAAGCCTTGACAACTTGGGCATCATGGATTGATAGATATGTCAATCCAAGCAAAACACAAGTTTTCTTCCGGAGTTCTGCTCCTTCTCATTTCAG TGGGGGTCAGTGGAACACTGGTGGGCACTGCAGAGAAGCTTCTCAACCGATCCCCGAGACTTACAGAGGCGAATACCCAGAGAAGAATATGATAGTTGAGCAAATTATAGGCAAGATGAAGACTCCAGTTACCTTTTTGAATATAACTGGTTTGTCAGATTATAGGATTGATGGTCATCCTTCAATATATGGAAGAAAACGGGGTAGCTCTTCGCGTGGTCAAGATTGTAGCCATTGGTGTCTCCCAGGTGTTCCAGATACCTGGAATGAAATCTTGTATATGCATTTAGAAAGTAAAAGGAGAAAGAGTTTTGCCTAA